From Primulina tabacum isolate GXHZ01 chromosome 2, ASM2559414v2, whole genome shotgun sequence, one genomic window encodes:
- the LOC142530892 gene encoding uncharacterized protein LOC142530892, with translation MWSCLQEKSERFRTMRKKQDHIHTMSRRGYARLTHIMEKRSPADTKITRSQVWIEGHKKKNGEPSTQAVGEKMKEIQECPPESQNTTNIVDDAISLVFGKEARGRVRGMGFGVTPSKVRASVKQNRNVQQLSNYGTKPSTTNATKSARNARNEVASGGICSGIGNEVVSNGDIDIGAKKNGNFDHVSQSNLRNVSLGDIRANTKCKLLHCCADELVVAEGRLASTYPNTKVHHVVLGRSCWKVWVDKVLVEKVDLIRPNDEMQFLEDAIGSMVAWLSKFIVLCD, from the exons ATGTGGAGCTGTCTTCAG GAAAAGAGCGAAAGATTTAGAACGATGAGAAAAAAACAAGATCACATTCACACAATGAGCCGGAGAGGTTATGCTCGTTTGACTCACATTAtg gAGAAGAGAAGCCCGGCAGACACAAAAATTACGAGATCGCAAGTTTGGATTGAAGGtcacaagaaaaaaaatggGGAGCCTAGTACTCAAGCTGTTGGAGAGAAAAtg aAAGAAATACAAGAATGTCCACCTGAATCTCAAAACACAACTAACATTGTTGATGATGCAATTAGCCTTGTGTTTGGCAAGGAAGCTCGGGGTAGAGTGCGCGGAATGGGCTTCGGAGTTACACCATCGAAAGTTAGAGCTTCGGTGAAACAAAATAGAAATGTTCAACAACTTTCAAACTATGGTACAAAGCCTTCAACAACAAATGCAACAAAATCAGCTAGAAATGCAAGAAATGAG GTTGCTAGTGGTGGCATTTGTAGCGGTATTGGGAATGAAGTTGTTAGTAATGGTGATATAGATATTGGTGCCAAGAAAAATGGTAATTTTGATCATGTTTCTCAG TCAAATTTGAGGAATGTGAGTCTTGGAGATATCCGTGCTAATACTAAATGTAAGCTGCTTCATTGTTGTGCTGATGAACTAGTTGTTGCAGAAGGTCGACTTGCATCCACATATCCAAACACAAAAGTGCATCACGTTGTTCTTGGTAGATCTTGTTGGAAAGTTTGGGTTGATAAGGTTTTGGTGGAGAAGGTGGACCTAATTCGACCAAATGATGAAATGCAGTTTCTCGAGGACGCGATAGGAAGCATGGTAGCATGGTTATCTAAATTTATAGTATTGTGTGATTGA
- the LOC142537109 gene encoding uncharacterized protein LOC142537109: MKGKIQHLQSSFSGLVLGTHSGWLDSYHLLCLTKENLMLTLLIPGPKQPGNDTDVYLEPLVEDLKELWDTGVEAYDAFSKSMFNLKAISMWTINDFPAYGNLAGCAIKGKLGCPICGEDICSVWLKYSRKFAYLGHRRFLAPNHPFRQKKKWFNGKKESKGKSRPLNVIEITDALKDIENDWGKKKKGETVDTLRKKRKKQDRSKEVQKPVQRWKKKSIFFDLPYWSGLLLRHNLDVMHVEKNVSKNIIGTLLNLKKKSKDGVNAR; encoded by the exons ATGAAGGGCAaaattcaacatcttcaatcgTCCTtctcgggattggttcttggaacgcatagtggttggctagattcatatcatttgTTGTGCTTGACAAAGGAAAATCTTATGCTGACATTACTGATTCCAGGTCCGAAGCAACCGGGAAATGATACAGATGTATACTTGGAACCCCTCGTGGAGGATTTGAAGGAGTTGTGGGACACCGGTGTGGAGGCGTATGATGCATTTAGcaagtcaatgttcaatctgaagGCTATTTCGATGTGGACAATCAATGATTTTCCAGCTTATGGAAACCTAGCTGGATGTGCCATAAAAGGGAAACTTGGTTGCCCAATATGTGGGGAAGACATATGTTCTGTGTGGCTTAAGTATAGTAGAAAGTTTGCATACTTAGGCCACAGAAGATTTCTTGCACCTAATCATCCATTTCGTCAGAAAAAGAAGTGGTTTAATGGGAAAAAAGAGAGTAAAGGGAAATCTAGACCTTTGAATGTGATAGAAATTACCGATGCATTGAAAGATATTGAAAATGACTGGGGTAAAAAGAAAAAGGGTGAGACTGTCGACACTTTGAGGAAAAAGAGGAAGAAGCAGGATAGGTCAAAAGAGGTACAAAAACCAGTTCAAAGGTGGAAGAAAAAGTCAATTTTTTTCGATTTGCCATATTGGAGT GGCCTTCTGCTACGTCATAACTTAGATGTGATGCATGTTGAAAAGAATGTCTCCAAGAATATCATAGGCACATTGTTAAACCTGAAGAAAAAATCCAAAGATGGTGTGAATGCTCGCTAA